Proteins encoded within one genomic window of [Enterobacter] lignolyticus SCF1:
- a CDS encoding YdiH family protein translates to MDTELTPAQLAVEYLRRDPGVLTPAQYLKRVKQLELEFADLMSLSSLELKEEIDFAWRLGIH, encoded by the coding sequence ATGGATACCGAGTTAACCCCCGCGCAGCTGGCCGTCGAATATCTCCGTCGCGACCCCGGCGTTTTAACCCCGGCACAGTACCTGAAACGCGTAAAACAGCTTGAACTGGAATTTGCTGACCTGATGTCGCTTTCCTCGCTTGAGCTCAAAGAAGAGATCGATTTCGCCTGGCGCCTGGGTATCCACTAA